A DNA window from Mus caroli chromosome 8, CAROLI_EIJ_v1.1, whole genome shotgun sequence contains the following coding sequences:
- the Wfdc1 gene encoding WAP four-disulfide core domain protein 1 isoform X2, producing MGNCSRKVLRALSFLLLLGSSSAQGTWEAMLPARLPEKSRAEEVAATGSRQPHADRCPPPPRTLPPGACQATRCQADSECPRHRRCCYNGCAYACLEAVPPPPDWLVQPKPRWLGGNGWLLDGPEEVLQAETCSTTEDGAEPLLCPSGYECHILQPGDEAQGIPNHGQCVKQRRQAEGRVQRQKLHKEYPEGDSKNVAEPGKGQQRHFP from the exons ATGGGTAACTGCAGCAGAAAGGTCCTTCGGGCTCTGAGTTTCCTGCTGCTACTGGGCTCCAGTTCTGCAcagggcacttgggaggcaatgcTGCCAGCCAGGCTGCCCGAGAAGTCCCGA GCTGAAGAGGTTGCAGCGACAGGCTCCCGGCAGCCCCATGCAGACCGCTGCCCACCACCGCCACGGACACTGCCCCCAGGTGCCTGTCAGGCCACACGCTGCCAGGCTGACTCTGAGTGCCCACGACACAGGCGCTGCTGCTACAATGGCTGTGCCTATGCCTGCCTGGAGGCGGTGCCACCTCCGCCAG ACTGGCTGGTGCAGCCCAAACCACGATGGCTGGGTGGCAACGGCTGGCTACTGGATGGTCCTGAGGAAGTGTTACAAG CAGAGACTTGCAGTACCACCGAGGATGGGGCAGAGCCACTCCTCTGTCCCTCAGGCTATGAGTGCCATATCCTGCAGCCAGGGGATGAAGCCCAGGGCATACCCAACCATGGACAGTGCGTTAAGCAACGCCGGCAAGCAG AAGGGCGGGTCCAGCGACAGAAGCTTCACAAGGAATATCCAG AAGGTGACTCCAAGAATGTGGCAGAGCCTGGGAAGGGACAACAGAGGCACTTTCCATAA
- the Wfdc1 gene encoding WAP four-disulfide core domain protein 1 isoform X3 has product MGNCSRKVLRALSFLLLLGSSSAQGTWEAMLPARLPEKSRAEEVAATGSRQPHADRCPPPPRTLPPGACQATRCQADSECPRHRRCCYNGCAYACLEAVPPPPVLDWLVQPKPRWLGGNGWLLDGPEEVLQAETCSTTEDGAEPLLCPSGYECHILQPGDEAQGIPNHGQCVKQRRQAEGDSKNVAEPGKGQQRHFP; this is encoded by the exons ATGGGTAACTGCAGCAGAAAGGTCCTTCGGGCTCTGAGTTTCCTGCTGCTACTGGGCTCCAGTTCTGCAcagggcacttgggaggcaatgcTGCCAGCCAGGCTGCCCGAGAAGTCCCGA GCTGAAGAGGTTGCAGCGACAGGCTCCCGGCAGCCCCATGCAGACCGCTGCCCACCACCGCCACGGACACTGCCCCCAGGTGCCTGTCAGGCCACACGCTGCCAGGCTGACTCTGAGTGCCCACGACACAGGCGCTGCTGCTACAATGGCTGTGCCTATGCCTGCCTGGAGGCGGTGCCACCTCCGCCAG TTCTAGACTGGCTGGTGCAGCCCAAACCACGATGGCTGGGTGGCAACGGCTGGCTACTGGATGGTCCTGAGGAAGTGTTACAAG CAGAGACTTGCAGTACCACCGAGGATGGGGCAGAGCCACTCCTCTGTCCCTCAGGCTATGAGTGCCATATCCTGCAGCCAGGGGATGAAGCCCAGGGCATACCCAACCATGGACAGTGCGTTAAGCAACGCCGGCAAGCAG AAGGTGACTCCAAGAATGTGGCAGAGCCTGGGAAGGGACAACAGAGGCACTTTCCATAA
- the Wfdc1 gene encoding WAP four-disulfide core domain protein 1 isoform X1 codes for MGNCSRKVLRALSFLLLLGSSSAQGTWEAMLPARLPEKSRAEEVAATGSRQPHADRCPPPPRTLPPGACQATRCQADSECPRHRRCCYNGCAYACLEAVPPPPVLDWLVQPKPRWLGGNGWLLDGPEEVLQAETCSTTEDGAEPLLCPSGYECHILQPGDEAQGIPNHGQCVKQRRQAEGRVQRQKLHKEYPEGDSKNVAEPGKGQQRHFP; via the exons ATGGGTAACTGCAGCAGAAAGGTCCTTCGGGCTCTGAGTTTCCTGCTGCTACTGGGCTCCAGTTCTGCAcagggcacttgggaggcaatgcTGCCAGCCAGGCTGCCCGAGAAGTCCCGA GCTGAAGAGGTTGCAGCGACAGGCTCCCGGCAGCCCCATGCAGACCGCTGCCCACCACCGCCACGGACACTGCCCCCAGGTGCCTGTCAGGCCACACGCTGCCAGGCTGACTCTGAGTGCCCACGACACAGGCGCTGCTGCTACAATGGCTGTGCCTATGCCTGCCTGGAGGCGGTGCCACCTCCGCCAG TTCTAGACTGGCTGGTGCAGCCCAAACCACGATGGCTGGGTGGCAACGGCTGGCTACTGGATGGTCCTGAGGAAGTGTTACAAG CAGAGACTTGCAGTACCACCGAGGATGGGGCAGAGCCACTCCTCTGTCCCTCAGGCTATGAGTGCCATATCCTGCAGCCAGGGGATGAAGCCCAGGGCATACCCAACCATGGACAGTGCGTTAAGCAACGCCGGCAAGCAG AAGGGCGGGTCCAGCGACAGAAGCTTCACAAGGAATATCCAG AAGGTGACTCCAAGAATGTGGCAGAGCCTGGGAAGGGACAACAGAGGCACTTTCCATAA